Proteins encoded in a region of the Pseudomonas sp. PDNC002 genome:
- a CDS encoding potassium channel family protein — translation MKNFLSHYRFRLLLNSVLLVLLVLSIPSPPKLLELGSLLLMVLAGINTVRSRSKGFHLVCVMGTLNLCMSFVPDDWPIHPVLMRGIPQIAFILLMVVSIFHRVTQQRPVTRELGYGLCALYLNFVLSFALTYNLIEHLAPHSFQTTDGPLDMASFVYFSMITLTTIGYGDIVPVHPLARLLAGSEAIMGALFIALAVARGLSLMNDDVKQ, via the coding sequence TTGAAAAATTTCCTGTCGCACTATCGCTTCCGCCTCCTGCTCAACAGCGTGCTGTTGGTGCTGCTGGTACTGTCGATCCCGTCACCACCCAAGCTGCTGGAGCTGGGCAGCCTGCTGCTGATGGTGCTGGCGGGGATCAACACCGTGCGCAGCCGCAGCAAGGGCTTCCATCTGGTCTGCGTGATGGGCACGCTCAACCTGTGCATGTCGTTCGTGCCCGACGACTGGCCGATCCATCCCGTTCTCATGCGCGGCATCCCGCAGATTGCCTTCATCCTGCTGATGGTCGTCAGCATCTTTCACCGGGTTACCCAGCAGCGGCCGGTGACGCGCGAACTCGGCTACGGCCTGTGCGCGCTGTACCTGAACTTCGTCCTGTCCTTCGCGCTGACCTACAACCTGATCGAACACCTCGCCCCCCACAGCTTCCAGACCACCGATGGGCCGCTGGACATGGCCAGCTTCGTCTACTTCAGCATGATCACCCTGACCACCATCGGCTATGGCGACATCGTCCCCGTGCACCCATTGGCGCGCCTGCTGGCCGGTAGCGAGGCGATCATGGGGGCGCTCTTCATCGCCCTGGCAGTGGCACGGGGGCTGAGCCTGATGAACGACGACGTCAAACAGTGA
- a CDS encoding HlyD family type I secretion periplasmic adaptor subunit, producing the protein MSLNPLGSIRHSVRGYFKGGDNLSGQPLPEVSKALVEDAPRVVRLTIWVLIGFVAFLLLWAHFAQIDEVTRGEGKAIPSSKVQKIQNLEGGIVSQIFVHEGQVVQAGEQLMRLDPTRFQSNVGETEADRVAMFLRVERLSAEVDARPLDIPDDVRAKAPGQASSEEALFHSRQQQLKDETDGLQQQLVQKQQELREFGSKQAQYRNSLGLLRQEISMSEPLVAQGAMSQVELLRLKRSEVEIRGQLDATTLAIPRAEAAVKEVERKVAETQSRFRSDALKELNEARTELSKATATGKALEDRVSRTLVTSPVRGIVKQMLVNTIGGVIQPGSDLIEIVPLDDTLLVEARIRPQDIAFLRPGQHAMVKFTAYDYTIYGGLQADLEQIGADTVTDEDGNSFYLIKLRTRKSHLGTDDKPLLIIPGMVATVDIITGKKSILSYLLKPILRAKAEALRER; encoded by the coding sequence GTGTCGCTTAATCCTCTGGGCAGTATCCGCCACTCTGTCCGTGGCTATTTCAAGGGCGGCGACAATCTCTCCGGCCAGCCGCTCCCGGAAGTCAGCAAGGCCCTGGTCGAAGACGCGCCACGGGTGGTGCGGCTGACCATCTGGGTGCTGATCGGCTTCGTCGCCTTCCTCCTGCTCTGGGCGCATTTCGCGCAGATCGACGAGGTCACCCGTGGCGAGGGCAAGGCGATTCCCTCGTCCAAGGTGCAGAAGATCCAGAACCTCGAAGGCGGCATCGTCTCGCAGATCTTCGTCCACGAAGGGCAGGTGGTGCAGGCCGGCGAGCAACTGATGCGCCTGGACCCGACGCGCTTCCAGTCCAACGTCGGCGAAACCGAAGCCGACCGCGTGGCGATGTTCCTGCGCGTGGAGCGACTATCCGCCGAAGTGGACGCTCGTCCGCTCGATATTCCCGATGACGTGCGCGCCAAGGCCCCTGGCCAGGCCAGCAGCGAAGAGGCGCTGTTCCACAGCCGCCAGCAGCAGCTGAAAGACGAGACCGATGGCCTGCAGCAGCAACTGGTGCAGAAGCAGCAGGAGTTGCGCGAGTTCGGCTCCAAGCAGGCGCAATACCGTAACAGCCTCGGGCTGCTGCGCCAGGAAATCTCCATGTCCGAGCCATTGGTGGCCCAGGGCGCGATGTCCCAGGTCGAGTTGCTGCGTCTGAAGCGCTCGGAAGTGGAAATCCGTGGCCAGCTGGACGCTACCACCCTGGCGATCCCGCGTGCCGAGGCGGCGGTGAAGGAAGTGGAACGCAAGGTCGCCGAGACCCAGTCGCGCTTCCGCAGCGACGCGCTGAAGGAACTCAACGAGGCACGCACCGAACTGAGCAAGGCGACAGCCACGGGCAAGGCACTGGAGGATCGCGTCAGCCGTACCCTGGTCACCTCGCCGGTGCGAGGCATCGTCAAGCAGATGCTGGTGAATACCATCGGCGGTGTGATCCAGCCGGGCAGCGACCTGATCGAGATCGTTCCGCTGGACGACACCCTGCTGGTGGAAGCGCGCATCCGTCCGCAGGACATCGCCTTCCTGCGGCCGGGCCAGCACGCCATGGTCAAGTTCACCGCCTACGACTACACCATCTACGGCGGGCTGCAGGCGGACCTGGAACAGATCGGCGCCGACACCGTCACCGACGAGGACGGCAACAGCTTCTACCTGATCAAGCTACGCACCCGCAAAAGCCACCTCGGGACCGATGACAAGCCGCTGCTGATCATCCCCGGCATGGTTGCCACGGTGGACATCATCACGGGCAAGAAGAGCATCCTGAGCTACCTGCTCAAGCCCATCCTGCGGGCCAAGGCGGAGGCGCTGCGGGAACGGTAA
- a CDS encoding TolC family outer membrane protein — translation MRMRFASVVPFALAFVLPVTSSVQADTLTQAMQKAMDYHPEIQAGVNSRLAADKQLRAAKGGYLPSVDLTAGYGREGSDNTTTRGEGDHSWQTLNRGESALSLRQMVFDGFATSSEVGRQQANVNSRAYALLGTSERTALDVAQVYIEVLRRQEMVRLAEENLKSHQRVYDQISLRSSRGVGRLADQDQAEARLAQAQNNLMTEKTNLADARTNYYSVVGSDPAELTDPTGLAGQLPDDLQAARRQLVENSPVLRSAESDVAAAEKQYDAAKSTFYPRFDAELSRGADNNLDGEEGHNNEWQAMLRMRYNLFAGGSNKAELEAKSYEANQALDIRNNALRQLNEELGLSWNALANARDQLPIARQYVDYSTRVREAYQKQFTIGERTLLDLLDSENELFNASRRLVDLKYTELFTQYRIKATLGELLKSQGVVAPMASVASEDIKPKVQLPGLN, via the coding sequence ATGCGCATGCGATTCGCTTCCGTAGTGCCCTTCGCCCTGGCATTCGTGCTGCCTGTTACTTCGTCGGTGCAGGCCGACACCCTCACCCAGGCCATGCAGAAGGCCATGGACTACCACCCGGAAATCCAGGCCGGCGTGAATTCCCGCCTGGCTGCCGACAAGCAGCTGCGCGCGGCGAAAGGTGGCTACCTGCCATCCGTCGACCTGACCGCCGGTTATGGCCGCGAAGGCTCCGACAACACCACCACCCGTGGCGAAGGCGACCACTCCTGGCAGACCCTGAATCGAGGCGAGTCGGCCCTGAGCCTGCGGCAGATGGTGTTCGATGGCTTCGCCACTTCCAGCGAGGTCGGCCGCCAGCAGGCCAACGTCAACTCCCGCGCCTATGCGCTGCTCGGCACCTCCGAGCGCACCGCGCTGGACGTTGCCCAGGTGTACATCGAAGTGCTGCGCCGTCAGGAAATGGTTCGGCTTGCCGAGGAAAACCTGAAGAGCCACCAGCGCGTCTACGACCAGATCAGCCTGCGCAGCTCCCGTGGCGTGGGTCGCCTGGCTGACCAGGACCAGGCGGAAGCCCGTCTGGCCCAGGCGCAGAACAACCTCATGACCGAGAAAACCAACCTGGCCGACGCGCGCACCAACTACTACAGCGTGGTGGGCAGCGATCCGGCCGAGCTGACCGATCCGACCGGTCTTGCCGGCCAGCTACCGGACGATCTGCAAGCCGCTCGTCGGCAACTGGTCGAGAACAGCCCGGTGCTGCGCTCCGCGGAATCGGACGTGGCGGCCGCCGAGAAGCAGTACGACGCGGCGAAATCGACCTTCTATCCGAGATTCGATGCAGAACTCTCCCGTGGTGCCGATAACAATCTCGACGGAGAAGAGGGCCACAACAACGAATGGCAGGCCATGCTGCGCATGCGCTACAACCTGTTCGCTGGTGGCAGCAACAAGGCCGAGCTGGAAGCCAAGTCCTACGAGGCGAACCAGGCCCTGGATATCCGCAACAACGCCCTGCGTCAGTTGAACGAGGAACTCGGATTGTCCTGGAACGCCCTGGCCAACGCCCGTGACCAGCTGCCGATCGCCCGCCAGTACGTGGACTACAGCACCCGCGTGCGCGAGGCCTACCAGAAGCAGTTCACCATCGGCGAGCGCACCCTGCTCGACCTGCTGGACAGCGAGAACGAACTGTTCAACGCTTCGCGCCGCCTGGTCGACCTGAAGTACACCGAGCTGTTCACCCAGTACCGCATCAAGGCCACCCTGGGCGAACTGCTCAAGAGCCAGGGTGTGGTGGCGCCGATGGCGTCGGTGGCCTCCGAAGACATCAAGCCGAAAGTCCAGCTGCCAGGCCTTAACTAA
- a CDS encoding NAD(P)-dependent oxidoreductase has translation MNIALIGATGHVGHYFLEEALSRGHHVTALVRDPTKLTASEQLKVVQADVGDAAQVARAVAGHDVVISAFNAGWGNPDIRGAHARGSRAIVNGVKAAGVKRLLVLGGAGSLEIAPGQRLVDSPEFPEQWKQGALGAADALDQLRAESELDWAFLSPAMLLEGETRTGSFRVGGDQVLFDGNGESRISLPDLAVAMLDEAEQANHHQQRFTVAY, from the coding sequence ATGAACATTGCCCTGATCGGCGCCACCGGCCACGTCGGCCACTACTTCCTCGAAGAGGCCCTGAGTCGCGGCCATCACGTCACCGCGCTGGTACGCGATCCCACCAAACTGACGGCAAGTGAACAGCTCAAGGTGGTACAGGCGGATGTCGGCGATGCTGCCCAGGTCGCCCGCGCCGTAGCCGGCCACGATGTGGTGATCAGCGCGTTCAACGCCGGCTGGGGCAATCCGGATATTCGTGGCGCCCACGCCCGTGGCAGCCGCGCCATCGTCAACGGCGTGAAAGCCGCCGGAGTGAAACGCCTGCTGGTGCTCGGCGGCGCCGGCAGCCTGGAAATCGCACCCGGCCAGCGCCTGGTGGACAGCCCGGAATTCCCCGAACAGTGGAAGCAGGGCGCGCTGGGCGCCGCCGATGCGCTGGACCAGCTGCGCGCGGAAAGCGAACTGGACTGGGCCTTCCTCAGCCCGGCGATGCTGCTCGAGGGCGAAACCCGCACCGGCAGCTTCCGCGTTGGCGGCGACCAGGTGTTGTTCGATGGCAACGGCGAGAGCCGCATTTCCCTGCCGGACCTGGCGGTGGCGATGCTCGATGAGGCCGAGCAGGCCAATCATCATCAGCAGCGGTTTACCGTGGCGTATTGA
- a CDS encoding type I secretion system permease/ATPase, translating to MDQEVSAVPLSHDPRGLLDDPLLDSLLTLCQLHQKPASRAMLTSGLPLPGQRLSAELLPRAAARAGLQGRLLQRKLEQIPSLAMPAMLLLREGRCAVLLGWESNGDARLLLSESDGGEVRVTRELLGEDYIGQAFFAQPQHKFDLQHGELIPRARHWFRDTLKRSRWLYVDAVAASLLINLIALAAPLFVMNVYDRVVPNQAAATLWVLAVGISGAYLFDLLLKTMRGLCLDLAGKKTDLIISATLFERIVGMSMKFRPTRVGSFAQNIHEFQTLRDFLNSLTLTTLIDLPFTLLILLVIGIIGGPLVFVPLVAFPLAAGLGWLLQKPLVETMNRTMALAAERQSSLIETLASLDAVKVNNAESERQYLWEQTIGTLSRLELRVKLLSSLAMNMTVLIQALAGVIMIIGGVYLIIAGDLSMGGLIACYMLNGRALGPLTQLSGLIQRYQQARLSMDTTNQMMALPQERNADERPLTRSQLRGGIEMRALDFAYPNQQVAALHGINLQIRAGEKIGIIGRSGSGKSSLAKLIVGLYQPDNGNLLVDGADVRQLDISELRHNIGYVPQDISLFSGTLRDNLVAGARYVDDERVLEVAELTGVNEFVRLHPQGYELQVGERGHNLSGGQRQNVALARALLLNPPILLLDEPTSAMDNAGEERLKQRLHSIMGDKTLLLVTHRASMLSLVDRLVIVDKGRIIADGPKDVVMDALKKGQISVA from the coding sequence GTGGATCAAGAAGTCAGTGCAGTACCCCTAAGCCACGATCCGCGCGGTCTGCTCGACGACCCGCTGCTGGACAGCCTGCTGACGCTCTGTCAGCTGCACCAGAAGCCGGCCAGCCGCGCCATGCTCACCAGCGGCCTGCCGCTACCCGGGCAGCGCCTGTCCGCCGAGTTGCTGCCCCGTGCGGCGGCTCGCGCCGGTCTGCAGGGGCGCCTGCTGCAGCGCAAGTTGGAACAGATTCCATCCCTCGCCATGCCGGCCATGCTGCTGCTGCGCGAAGGACGCTGCGCGGTATTGCTGGGCTGGGAGAGCAACGGTGATGCACGCCTGCTGCTCTCCGAGAGCGACGGCGGCGAGGTGCGGGTCACCCGCGAGCTGCTGGGCGAGGACTATATCGGCCAGGCCTTCTTCGCCCAGCCGCAGCACAAGTTCGACCTACAGCACGGCGAGTTGATTCCCCGTGCCCGGCACTGGTTCCGCGACACCCTCAAGCGTTCGCGCTGGCTGTATGTCGACGCCGTGGCCGCGAGCCTGCTGATCAACCTGATCGCCCTGGCCGCGCCGCTGTTCGTGATGAACGTCTACGACCGCGTGGTACCCAACCAGGCCGCCGCCACCCTCTGGGTGCTGGCCGTCGGCATCAGCGGCGCCTACCTGTTCGACCTGCTGCTCAAGACCATGCGCGGCCTGTGCCTGGACCTGGCCGGCAAGAAGACCGACCTGATCATCTCGGCGACCCTGTTCGAACGCATCGTCGGCATGAGCATGAAGTTCCGCCCCACGCGGGTCGGCTCGTTCGCGCAGAACATCCATGAGTTCCAGACGCTGCGCGACTTCCTCAACTCGCTGACGCTGACCACCCTGATCGACCTGCCGTTCACGCTGCTGATCCTGTTGGTGATCGGCATCATCGGCGGACCGCTGGTGTTCGTCCCGCTGGTTGCCTTCCCGCTGGCCGCGGGCCTGGGCTGGCTCCTGCAGAAGCCGCTGGTGGAAACGATGAACCGCACCATGGCGTTGGCCGCCGAGCGCCAGTCGAGCCTGATCGAGACCCTCGCCAGCCTCGACGCGGTGAAGGTCAACAACGCCGAGAGCGAACGCCAGTACCTGTGGGAGCAGACCATCGGCACCCTCAGCCGCCTGGAGCTGCGGGTGAAGCTGTTGTCGTCCCTGGCGATGAACATGACCGTACTGATCCAGGCGCTGGCCGGGGTCATCATGATCATCGGCGGCGTCTACCTGATCATCGCCGGCGACCTCTCCATGGGCGGCCTGATCGCCTGCTACATGCTCAACGGCCGCGCGCTCGGTCCGCTGACCCAGCTCTCCGGGCTGATCCAGCGCTACCAGCAGGCGCGCCTGTCCATGGACACCACCAACCAGATGATGGCGCTGCCGCAGGAGCGCAACGCCGACGAGCGTCCGCTGACCCGCTCGCAGTTGCGCGGCGGCATCGAGATGCGCGCGCTCGACTTCGCCTACCCGAACCAGCAGGTCGCGGCGCTGCACGGCATCAACCTGCAGATCCGCGCTGGCGAAAAGATCGGCATCATCGGCCGCAGCGGCTCGGGCAAGAGCTCGCTGGCCAAGCTGATCGTCGGCCTCTATCAACCGGACAACGGCAACCTGCTGGTCGATGGTGCCGATGTGCGCCAGCTCGACATCAGCGAGCTGCGCCACAACATCGGCTACGTACCGCAGGACATCAGTCTGTTCAGCGGTACCTTGCGCGACAACCTGGTGGCCGGCGCGCGCTATGTCGATGACGAGCGCGTGCTCGAAGTCGCCGAGCTGACCGGGGTGAACGAGTTCGTCCGCCTCCACCCGCAGGGCTACGAGCTGCAGGTTGGCGAGCGTGGCCACAACCTTTCCGGCGGCCAGCGGCAGAACGTCGCCCTGGCTCGCGCGCTGCTGCTCAACCCGCCGATCCTGCTGCTGGACGAACCCACCAGTGCGATGGACAACGCCGGTGAGGAGCGGTTGAAACAGCGCCTGCATTCGATCATGGGCGACAAGACGTTGCTGCTGGTCACCCACCGCGCCTCCATGCTCAGCCTGGTGGATCGCCTGGTGATCGTCGACAAGGGACGCATCATCGCCGACGGTCCGAAGGACGTGGTGATGGATGCGCTGAAGAAGGGGCAGATCAGTGTCGCTTAA